A region from the Actinomycetota bacterium genome encodes:
- the sdhA gene encoding succinate dehydrogenase flavoprotein subunit, whose translation MKTTFHRYDCLIVGGGGAGLRAALEASGRASTAVISKLYPTRSHTGAAQGGMCAAIGNVEEDNWEWHTYDTVKGGDYLVDQDAAEIMCREAVEAVLDLEHMGLPFNRTEEGFIDQRRFGGHTRNHGESAVKRACYSADRTGHMILQTLFQQCVKNDVTFFNEWHVLDLILIDGPGGDGPAGKACTGLVAYDLKGGGLHVFQAKSVLFATGGFGRLFKITSNAHTLTGDGPAVCLRRGIPLEDMEFFQFHPTGISGIGILLSEAARGEGGILVNGEGEQFMKRYAPTIADLAPRDIVSRAIHTEVQEGRGIGGKDYVYLDLTHLGREVIETKLPDIAGFARMYLGVEPITDPVPIQPTAHYAMGGIPTTVHGQVVTDAGGTTVQGLFAAGECACVSVHGANRLGTNSLLDIIVFGRRAGIRMAEHALVTEFIDLPDTPEAAVEAEISALLGRETGARPVTLREELQARMTNDCGVERSEESLTRAAQHITELQARYREVAIDDRSSAYNQDLMEAMELGFLLDLAEVTVAAALARTESRGGHYRKDYPDRDDENWLKHSLVARDAAGSLTKSFKPVQITRYQPTARKY comes from the coding sequence ATGAAGACTACGTTCCACAGGTACGACTGTCTGATCGTCGGCGGCGGCGGCGCCGGGTTGCGGGCCGCCCTCGAGGCCTCCGGCCGGGCGTCGACCGCCGTGATATCCAAGCTCTACCCCACCCGGAGCCACACCGGCGCTGCGCAGGGCGGCATGTGCGCGGCGATCGGTAACGTCGAGGAGGACAACTGGGAGTGGCACACCTACGACACGGTCAAGGGCGGCGACTACCTCGTGGACCAGGACGCCGCCGAGATCATGTGCCGGGAGGCGGTGGAGGCGGTGCTGGACCTGGAGCACATGGGCCTGCCCTTCAACCGCACCGAGGAGGGGTTCATCGACCAACGCCGCTTCGGCGGCCACACCCGCAACCACGGCGAAAGCGCGGTGAAGAGGGCGTGCTATTCGGCCGACCGGACCGGCCACATGATCCTGCAGACCCTGTTCCAGCAGTGCGTGAAGAACGACGTGACGTTCTTCAACGAGTGGCACGTCCTGGACCTGATTTTGATCGATGGCCCCGGCGGTGACGGGCCGGCCGGCAAGGCCTGCACGGGCCTGGTCGCCTACGACCTGAAGGGCGGCGGCCTGCACGTCTTCCAGGCCAAGAGCGTCCTGTTTGCCACCGGCGGGTTCGGGCGTCTGTTCAAGATCACCTCGAACGCCCACACGCTCACCGGCGACGGCCCGGCGGTCTGCCTGCGCCGGGGCATCCCGCTGGAGGACATGGAGTTCTTCCAGTTCCACCCGACCGGCATCTCGGGCATCGGCATTCTGCTCAGCGAAGCCGCCCGGGGCGAGGGCGGGATCCTCGTCAACGGCGAGGGCGAACAGTTCATGAAGCGTTATGCCCCCACCATCGCCGACCTGGCGCCCCGGGACATCGTCTCCCGGGCAATCCACACCGAGGTCCAGGAGGGCCGGGGCATCGGCGGCAAGGACTACGTCTACCTGGACCTCACCCACCTCGGCCGGGAGGTTATCGAGACCAAGCTGCCCGACATCGCAGGATTCGCCCGGATGTACCTGGGGGTCGAGCCGATCACCGACCCGGTCCCCATCCAGCCGACCGCCCACTACGCCATGGGCGGCATCCCGACGACAGTCCACGGGCAGGTCGTCACCGACGCCGGCGGGACCACGGTGCAGGGACTTTTTGCCGCCGGGGAGTGCGCCTGCGTCTCGGTGCACGGGGCCAACCGGCTGGGGACCAACTCGCTGCTGGACATCATCGTGTTCGGCCGCAGGGCGGGCATCCGTATGGCGGAGCACGCTCTGGTCACCGAGTTCATCGACCTGCCCGACACCCCGGAGGCGGCGGTGGAGGCCGAGATCTCCGCTCTGCTCGGCCGGGAGACCGGGGCCCGGCCGGTGACCCTCCGGGAGGAGCTGCAGGCCAGGATGACCAACGACTGCGGCGTCGAACGCAGCGAGGAGTCCCTCACCCGGGCCGCCCAACACATCACGGAACTGCAGGCCCGGTACCGTGAGGTTGCCATCGACGACCGGTCGAGCGCCTACAACCAGGACCTCATGGAGGCGATGGAGCTCGGCTTCCTCCTGGACCTGGCCGAGGTCACGGTCGCAGCGGCGCTGGCCCGCACCGAGAGCCGCGGCGGCCACTACCGCAAGGACTACCCGGACCGGGACGACGAGAACTGGCTGAAGCACTCCCTGGTCGCCCGGGACGCGGCCGGGTCGCTGACCAAGTCGTTCAAGCCGGTTCAGATCACCCGGTACCAGCCGACCGCCCGAAAATATTAG
- a CDS encoding DUF4255 domain-containing protein: protein MIHEVDETLDGIVKRDVLNGSNVEVSFDAPSREWAARRSSPALNFYLYDITEDLSRRDLNIQETRNEQGRVVARRVPDKRFRLAYLVTAWTQRPQDEHRLLSSVLTCFLRFDALPAEDLKGSLADASTAIRVTVGQPLPKDRQLSDIWSALGGELKPSLDLVVIAPFASGKGMQVGKLVTAGPVVHMTGAQGQDETVTQAPEGGSRSTDPAERPVRIRRIPT from the coding sequence GTGATACACGAGGTCGACGAGACTCTGGACGGCATAGTCAAACGGGACGTCCTGAACGGCTCCAACGTCGAGGTCAGCTTCGACGCCCCCTCGAGGGAGTGGGCCGCCCGCCGGTCGAGCCCCGCGCTGAACTTCTACCTCTACGACATCACGGAGGATCTGAGCCGGCGTGACCTGAACATTCAGGAGACCAGGAACGAGCAGGGCCGGGTGGTGGCACGGAGGGTTCCCGACAAACGTTTCCGGCTGGCCTACCTGGTCACGGCGTGGACCCAGCGGCCGCAGGACGAGCACCGGCTTCTGAGCTCGGTTTTGACCTGTTTTCTGCGCTTCGACGCCCTCCCGGCCGAGGATCTCAAAGGCAGCCTGGCCGACGCGAGTACGGCGATCAGGGTGACGGTCGGCCAGCCTCTGCCGAAGGACCGCCAGCTGTCGGACATCTGGTCGGCCCTGGGCGGTGAGCTGAAGCCCTCGCTGGACCTGGTGGTAATCGCTCCGTTCGCCAGCGGCAAGGGGATGCAGGTCGGCAAGCTGGTAACCGCCGGGCCGGTCGTTCACATGACGGGTGCACAGGGCCAGGACGAGACCGTTACCCAGGCGCCGGAGGGGGGCTCCCGCAGCACAGACCCGGCGGAGCGTCCCGTCAGGATCCGACGGATCCCCACGTGA
- the sdhC gene encoding succinate dehydrogenase, cytochrome b556 subunit produces the protein MEPSVDQPAYKRTLYKGGSGMWSWILHRGSGLAVLGFLFLHILDTSLVMFGPKAYNTMAHFYETAFFRPLEVVLMFLVIFHAFNGLRVIVVDLWDKGSRYQVQMSRLVWVITLALFLPSAYIMLKPIFE, from the coding sequence GTGGAGCCTTCCGTAGACCAGCCCGCGTACAAGCGCACCCTTTACAAAGGTGGGAGCGGCATGTGGTCGTGGATCCTGCACCGGGGCAGCGGGCTGGCCGTCCTGGGATTCCTTTTCCTGCACATCCTGGACACCTCGCTGGTGATGTTCGGCCCCAAGGCCTACAACACCATGGCTCACTTCTACGAGACCGCGTTCTTCCGGCCTCTCGAAGTCGTCCTGATGTTCCTGGTGATCTTCCACGCCTTCAACGGGCTGCGGGTGATCGTTGTCGACCTGTGGGACAAGGGCTCCCGCTACCAGGTCCAGATGAGCCGGCTGGTCTGGGTGATCACCCTCGCGCTGTTCCTGCCGTCGGCGTACATCATGCTGAAGCCGATATTCGAATGA
- a CDS encoding BTAD domain-containing putative transcriptional regulator → MPLVPARWRVPSASGLQRQRLLSALQDPWEHGLVLLVAPAGSGKTTLLAQFAAGARVPVAWFRAESSERDPGHLLRYLDASLRAALPDLKGDFSSVEGAAAALHGLKQKAVLVLDDLHALEDSNAEQALGRLVRFLPRNLAVVAASRSSPRLNLSRLRLDGRLQLIEAGDLRFRAWEVERLYSELYRDPLLPEDLALLTHKTSGWAAGLHLFHLATRDRPLVERRARLDTLNGSSKLIREYLADNVVRELPVRLRTFLVETCVLGRLTGGLCDRLLRVTGSAALLEELEDRQLLSSATAGDGYRCHDVLRTHLEAILVQKLGEAAARLRYREAGALLEDSGDHADALYAFFRAEDWEGVGRLLANEGPRLASSAAPWIDRMPLPLAADNPWLLLGSARRPRLAGQWREAIETYTRAENAFQTQAGMETCRSERRAIAVWLERPLEQLSGWDGLVRASTRSIQSPVVGADRPAPRDMVAAGLTSLLAGNLNDAREALRAAVSMPEASESLVLGARLAEAVVLLLHDPEAATELDSVVSEADRCGNAWLALVGRAVLALTGRREGLAEAASVRAHFDGQADTWGRALAGLLEGLGRLVAGEGPGTPLEAAAEDFRLLGATTLEAWCLCVRSLLLARSGDSSARTAALQAESVARAAHLGGPLHFAYDALAIAEPHRADFYRALAGEIRDRSGLARTTQPQAAELLDDPVPAPVDIRCFGEYRITVGGSQLDLKAIKPRARQLLRMLSIHFPRPVHLEVIGAALWPESDREVVRRNLQVAVHAVRRLLASAPLASGDTLLGRDGESYCLDLPQGSVVDLREFEQSLAEGRQARAAKDYPRAAQAYQLALDLHSGDLLSEEGPAEWVVMERERCRAQAVEAAQSLADACRDSGDLDACVRACERGLTLDRFRDNLWRRLISAHERAGNRAAEMKAQLTYSAILAELGLEQKPAI, encoded by the coding sequence TTGCCTTTGGTTCCCGCCAGGTGGCGGGTCCCGTCGGCTTCAGGCCTGCAACGACAGCGGCTCCTCAGTGCTCTCCAGGACCCATGGGAGCACGGACTCGTACTCCTCGTCGCGCCCGCCGGATCGGGAAAGACCACCCTCCTAGCCCAGTTTGCCGCGGGCGCCCGGGTGCCGGTCGCCTGGTTCAGGGCGGAGAGCTCCGAGAGGGATCCAGGCCACCTGCTCCGTTACCTCGACGCGTCGCTAAGGGCAGCGCTTCCCGATCTCAAAGGCGACTTCAGCTCGGTGGAGGGAGCTGCTGCCGCTCTCCACGGCTTGAAGCAAAAGGCGGTCCTGGTGCTCGACGACCTCCACGCCCTGGAGGACAGCAACGCCGAGCAGGCGCTCGGCCGTCTCGTCCGCTTTCTTCCCCGCAACCTGGCGGTAGTCGCCGCCTCCCGGTCCTCGCCGAGGCTCAACCTCTCCCGCCTTAGGCTGGACGGCCGGCTTCAGCTGATCGAAGCCGGCGACCTTCGTTTCCGGGCGTGGGAGGTGGAGCGCCTCTATAGCGAGCTGTACCGCGATCCGCTGCTCCCCGAGGATCTGGCGCTGCTCACGCACAAGACGAGCGGCTGGGCCGCCGGGCTCCACCTGTTCCACCTGGCTACCCGGGACAGGCCTCTGGTCGAGCGCCGGGCGCGGCTGGACACCCTGAACGGGTCCTCGAAGTTGATACGTGAATACCTGGCCGACAACGTCGTGCGCGAGCTGCCCGTCCGCCTGAGGACCTTCCTGGTGGAGACATGCGTCCTCGGCCGGTTGACCGGCGGGCTCTGCGACCGGCTGCTCCGGGTTACCGGGTCGGCGGCCCTGCTGGAGGAACTCGAAGACCGTCAGCTCCTCTCTTCGGCCACGGCCGGGGATGGGTACCGGTGCCACGACGTGCTGAGAACCCACCTCGAGGCGATTCTGGTCCAAAAGCTGGGAGAGGCCGCCGCCAGGCTGCGCTACCGGGAGGCCGGGGCCCTTCTGGAGGATTCCGGGGACCACGCCGACGCGCTCTACGCGTTCTTCCGGGCCGAGGACTGGGAGGGAGTCGGCCGGCTGCTGGCCAACGAAGGCCCGAGGCTGGCCAGCAGCGCCGCCCCCTGGATCGACCGGATGCCTCTGCCTCTGGCCGCGGACAACCCCTGGCTCCTGCTGGGGTCGGCTCGCCGCCCGCGCCTGGCGGGACAGTGGCGGGAGGCGATCGAAACTTACACCCGGGCCGAGAACGCCTTCCAAACCCAGGCCGGCATGGAAACCTGCAGGTCCGAACGCCGGGCGATAGCCGTCTGGCTGGAGCGCCCCCTGGAGCAGCTGAGCGGCTGGGACGGGCTGGTCAGGGCGTCGACCCGGTCCATCCAGTCTCCGGTAGTGGGAGCCGATCGGCCGGCGCCCAGGGACATGGTGGCGGCCGGTCTGACATCGCTCCTCGCCGGGAACCTGAACGACGCCCGTGAGGCGCTTCGGGCAGCCGTTTCGATGCCGGAAGCGAGCGAGAGCCTGGTTCTCGGGGCCCGGCTGGCGGAGGCGGTTGTACTTCTGCTGCACGACCCCGAGGCCGCCACCGAGCTCGACTCGGTGGTCTCCGAGGCCGACCGCTGCGGGAACGCCTGGCTCGCGCTGGTGGGCCGGGCGGTCCTGGCTCTTACCGGAAGGCGGGAGGGTCTGGCCGAAGCCGCTTCGGTCCGGGCCCACTTCGACGGGCAGGCCGACACCTGGGGTCGCGCCCTGGCCGGGCTGCTGGAGGGGCTGGGCCGGCTGGTTGCGGGGGAGGGGCCGGGAACGCCGCTGGAAGCGGCTGCCGAAGACTTCCGGTTGCTGGGGGCCACCACTCTTGAGGCGTGGTGTTTATGCGTCCGTTCCCTGTTGCTGGCGAGGTCGGGCGACTCCTCCGCCCGTACGGCGGCCCTGCAGGCAGAGTCGGTCGCCAGGGCTGCCCACCTGGGAGGGCCCCTGCACTTCGCCTACGACGCCCTGGCCATCGCCGAGCCGCACCGGGCAGATTTCTACCGCGCCCTGGCCGGCGAGATCCGGGACCGGTCGGGCCTGGCCCGGACGACCCAGCCGCAGGCTGCAGAGCTCCTGGACGACCCGGTCCCTGCCCCGGTCGACATCCGTTGTTTCGGCGAATACAGGATTACCGTCGGCGGAAGCCAGCTGGACCTCAAGGCAATCAAGCCACGGGCGCGCCAGCTTCTGCGGATGCTGTCCATTCATTTCCCCCGGCCCGTCCACCTGGAGGTGATCGGCGCTGCGCTGTGGCCGGAGTCGGACCGCGAGGTGGTCCGCCGCAACCTCCAGGTAGCCGTGCACGCGGTGCGGCGGCTGCTCGCAAGCGCGCCCCTTGCTTCGGGCGACACGCTGCTGGGCCGGGACGGCGAGTCCTACTGCCTGGACCTCCCCCAGGGGTCGGTGGTTGACCTGAGGGAGTTCGAGCAGAGCCTGGCCGAAGGAAGGCAGGCCCGGGCCGCGAAGGACTACCCCAGGGCGGCCCAGGCGTACCAGCTGGCGTTGGACCTGCACAGCGGCGACCTGCTCAGCGAGGAGGGCCCTGCGGAGTGGGTGGTGATGGAGCGGGAACGCTGCCGTGCCCAGGCGGTGGAGGCTGCTCAGTCGCTGGCCGACGCCTGCCGGGACTCCGGCGACCTGGATGCCTGCGTGCGGGCCTGCGAACGCGGTCTGACACTCGACCGGTTTCGCGACAACCTGTGGCGCAGGTTGATCTCAGCTCACGAGCGGGCGGGCAACCGGGCCGCCGAGATGAAAGCCCAGCTGACCTACTCGGCGATCCTGGCCGAGCTCGGACTCGAACAGAAGCCCGCCATCTAG
- a CDS encoding succinate dehydrogenase hydrophobic membrane anchor subunit, which yields MSVAGAYSRHRKHDVRPSSFQVWSWFFMRISGLALVFLVLGHMFIMHIIDGGVDRIDYNFVSARWGGFFWRAYDWLLLALAMLHGAIGARGAIADHIHKPLWRGIAKTVLYSVVFFLLGVGTLVIVTFDASQMPGGG from the coding sequence ATGAGCGTCGCAGGGGCGTACTCCCGTCACCGCAAACACGACGTGCGGCCGTCCAGCTTCCAGGTCTGGAGCTGGTTCTTCATGCGTATCTCGGGACTGGCGCTGGTCTTTCTGGTGCTGGGCCACATGTTCATCATGCACATCATCGACGGCGGCGTGGACCGCATCGACTACAACTTCGTCTCGGCTCGCTGGGGCGGGTTCTTCTGGCGGGCCTACGACTGGCTCCTGCTGGCGCTGGCGATGCTGCACGGGGCGATCGGCGCCCGGGGCGCCATCGCCGACCACATTCACAAACCGCTCTGGCGGGGGATCGCCAAGACCGTCCTGTACTCGGTGGTGTTCTTCCTGCTGGGAGTCGGCACGCTGGTGATCGTTACCTTCGACGCCTCCCAGATGCCGGGCGGCGGATGA
- a CDS encoding type II CAAX endopeptidase family protein: MRSPGARAAGGRGEETMVRKHPVGSFFALTYLITWPLQIAALFFAGRDGFDLSNEDNYRHFTDIAGGEPAPGLLAPFLLFNLGQFGPALAALVLIRMLYGRAGLSDWGARIAAWRRPARWYGIVLVIPVLLALASLALGFVLGGMKFGEYEPRLALAAFVPFLLYMIVFTGLAEEPGWRGFALPHLQAKSTAARSSWILGFAWGLWHVPFTIYYNRDEPLLILPTLLGLTFGIVGWTMVNTWIYNSTESTWLMVLLHGWGNAVQSYLVLSQTNFVAHILYGLLPWAIAVYLSKKYGDENLSDQPRPRWWPGAYPIQEREAVT; this comes from the coding sequence GTGAGATCGCCCGGAGCGCGGGCGGCGGGAGGCCGTGGGGAGGAGACGATGGTTCGCAAACACCCGGTTGGCAGCTTCTTCGCCCTGACCTATCTGATCACCTGGCCGCTGCAGATCGCAGCCCTTTTCTTCGCCGGCCGGGACGGTTTCGACCTCAGCAACGAGGACAACTACAGGCACTTCACCGACATAGCAGGCGGGGAGCCTGCCCCGGGGCTCCTGGCTCCGTTCCTGCTGTTCAACCTGGGGCAGTTCGGGCCGGCACTGGCCGCCCTGGTCCTCATTCGTATGCTCTACGGCAGAGCGGGCCTCAGCGACTGGGGCGCCCGTATAGCTGCCTGGCGCAGGCCGGCGCGCTGGTACGGGATCGTTCTGGTTATCCCTGTGCTTCTGGCTCTGGCCAGCCTCGCCCTCGGCTTCGTTCTGGGCGGCATGAAGTTCGGCGAGTACGAGCCAAGGTTGGCCCTGGCCGCTTTTGTGCCGTTCCTGCTCTACATGATCGTGTTCACCGGCCTGGCGGAAGAGCCCGGCTGGCGAGGCTTTGCCCTTCCGCACCTGCAGGCGAAGAGCACCGCGGCCCGGTCGAGCTGGATCCTCGGATTCGCGTGGGGCCTCTGGCACGTCCCGTTCACGATCTACTACAACCGGGACGAACCTCTCTTGATCCTCCCGACGTTGCTGGGGCTGACCTTCGGGATCGTCGGTTGGACGATGGTGAACACCTGGATCTACAACAGCACCGAGAGCACCTGGCTGATGGTCCTTCTCCATGGCTGGGGCAACGCGGTGCAGTCCTACCTGGTCCTGTCGCAGACCAACTTCGTGGCACACATCCTGTACGGACTGCTGCCCTGGGCCATCGCCGTCTACCTGTCGAAAAAGTACGGCGACGAGAACCTGTCCGATCAGCCCCGGCCCAGGTGGTGGCCCGGCGCCTACCCGATCCAGGAGCGGGAGGCCGTGACCTAG
- a CDS encoding biotin/lipoyl-containing protein, which yields QQTHKSLAGSGDTLTAPMQGTIVKVLHVPGDRVKAGDAILVLEAMKMENQIVCHMDGVVTQVRVKAGQTVALGSELAVVEAG from the coding sequence CGCAGCAGACGCACAAGAGCCTGGCCGGGTCGGGCGACACCCTGACGGCCCCCATGCAGGGCACGATCGTCAAGGTCCTCCACGTCCCCGGAGACCGGGTGAAGGCGGGCGACGCGATCCTGGTCCTGGAGGCGATGAAGATGGAGAACCAGATCGTGTGCCACATGGACGGCGTGGTGACGCAGGTGCGGGTCAAGGCGGGGCAGACGGTGGCGCTGGGCTCCGAGCTGGCGGTAGTCGAAGCCGGGTAG
- a CDS encoding response regulator transcription factor, producing MQAPITVVVQAQDPLSREGVRAQLLECPEVHLMEAGGAPPDVGVVVGDDIDGAVLQAIRSLRASGCRRLVLVAGRVDDAGLLSAVECGICGLLRRSETTRERLLNTVRSAAAGSGQLAPDLLGRLLEQMGQLYSTSLLPKGIALSGLTDREKGVLKLVAEGWGTSEIAATLSYSERTVKSVLHDITSRLNLRNRSHAVAYAVRQGLI from the coding sequence ATGCAAGCCCCGATCACAGTCGTCGTCCAGGCCCAGGACCCCCTTTCCAGGGAGGGCGTCCGGGCCCAGTTGCTGGAGTGTCCAGAGGTCCACCTCATGGAAGCCGGAGGAGCTCCGCCCGACGTCGGCGTGGTCGTGGGTGACGACATCGACGGCGCCGTCCTCCAGGCGATCCGGTCGCTCAGAGCCTCCGGGTGCCGGCGCCTGGTGCTCGTCGCGGGACGAGTCGACGACGCAGGCCTGCTCTCGGCGGTCGAGTGCGGCATCTGCGGCCTCCTCCGCCGGTCGGAGACGACCCGGGAGAGGCTCCTGAACACGGTTAGGTCGGCTGCGGCGGGCTCCGGGCAGCTTGCTCCCGACCTGCTGGGCCGCCTTTTGGAGCAGATGGGCCAGCTCTACTCAACTTCCCTGCTGCCTAAGGGGATCGCCCTCTCCGGTCTCACCGACCGCGAGAAGGGGGTCCTGAAGCTCGTGGCCGAGGGTTGGGGGACCTCGGAGATAGCGGCGACGCTCTCCTACTCGGAGCGCACCGTGAAAAGCGTCCTTCACGACATAACCAGCCGGCTCAACCTGCGCAACCGGTCCCACGCGGTGGCCTACGCAGTTCGGCAGGGTCTGATCTAG
- a CDS encoding FGLLP motif-containing membrane protein, with protein sequence MAIEKKSMKKVAASAAVIAVLGAILVQALGSPAAAQTGCRTPDTASGPGARFHLATAVPGAGALLAQAPADSCVFITDGSVVEGDAETTIQFRIFTTFPLDFPFQVNYSTSGVSAIGGSDYVEVFGSVQLTIATPGVEISVPVNGDQVFEPEEIFHVNLTAGGGGFRIEDGLGVGTIVNDDPAPPGPQALPPPPPPAPVPLPEAPAAEALPPPPVFPVPTPGAPAPPPAASPAPEPSPSPAAPAAPRQTVSVRASGGGTAAPPGGSVDVSARGFASCAEVLFLLDGVRIGSRIPINGGTASLDRVSIPGDTEPGVRTISASCNGPGFGSPRTRLTITSPPVHRTALVTSIPQPWQVPLDPVSIGFSLLAALGMIVLVAIPAELFNSTLEENNAEIRSLLHLPARRKEPRRPLSPAATFTLFVFTGGLLYALLSPGFAPDISSFALIAGMTFALAVTTAGFGVPQGIYMRRRFGESGQLSVVPGTLVVSAVFVLLSLAVHLNPGLIYGIVGGFAFRNSLARDEEGRLAAGATLCLLLLCLAAWFARAAISGPATRPDAGFLILAVEAGLAGIVLVGLESLTIGLIPLRALNGRKIADWSFPAWMAVFTITAAAFVHILLTPSSGYVSPLQGRSAIIFLSVAGLLAAGAVAFWAYFQFREPRKEH encoded by the coding sequence GTGGCGATCGAAAAGAAATCCATGAAGAAGGTGGCTGCATCCGCGGCCGTGATCGCGGTCCTCGGCGCGATCCTCGTCCAGGCCCTGGGCTCGCCCGCCGCGGCGCAAACAGGCTGCCGCACGCCGGACACCGCGTCCGGGCCCGGGGCCAGGTTCCACCTCGCCACCGCCGTCCCGGGAGCGGGCGCTCTGCTGGCACAGGCTCCGGCGGACTCCTGCGTGTTCATCACCGATGGGTCGGTGGTCGAGGGGGATGCGGAGACGACGATTCAGTTCCGGATCTTCACTACGTTCCCGCTGGATTTTCCCTTTCAGGTGAACTACTCCACCTCCGGTGTGTCGGCCATCGGCGGATCCGACTACGTCGAGGTTTTCGGATCGGTCCAGCTGACGATCGCCACTCCCGGCGTCGAGATCAGCGTGCCGGTCAACGGAGACCAGGTGTTCGAGCCGGAAGAGATTTTCCACGTGAACCTCACCGCCGGCGGAGGGGGGTTCCGGATCGAGGACGGGCTGGGCGTGGGGACGATCGTGAACGACGACCCGGCGCCGCCGGGACCGCAGGCCCTCCCGCCTCCGCCCCCGCCGGCGCCCGTCCCCCTCCCGGAAGCTCCGGCGGCAGAGGCGCTCCCTCCCCCGCCGGTATTCCCCGTCCCCACCCCCGGCGCGCCGGCCCCGCCCCCGGCTGCCTCGCCCGCACCGGAACCCTCGCCCTCCCCCGCAGCGCCGGCGGCTCCCCGGCAGACGGTTTCCGTGAGAGCGTCCGGCGGGGGGACGGCCGCTCCTCCGGGCGGATCGGTAGACGTGTCGGCCCGCGGGTTCGCCTCCTGCGCCGAGGTGCTGTTCCTGCTCGACGGCGTCCGCATCGGTTCACGAATTCCCATTAACGGGGGGACCGCCTCGCTGGACCGGGTGTCGATCCCCGGGGACACCGAGCCGGGTGTGCGCACGATATCGGCCTCTTGCAACGGTCCCGGCTTCGGCAGCCCCCGCACCCGGCTCACGATCACCTCCCCGCCGGTCCACCGCACCGCGCTGGTCACCTCGATTCCCCAGCCCTGGCAGGTTCCGCTCGACCCGGTGTCGATTGGCTTCAGCCTCCTGGCCGCTCTGGGCATGATCGTGCTGGTGGCGATCCCGGCCGAGCTGTTCAACTCGACGCTGGAGGAGAACAACGCAGAGATCCGCTCCCTGCTCCACCTCCCCGCCCGGCGCAAGGAGCCCCGGCGGCCTCTCAGCCCGGCTGCAACGTTCACCTTGTTCGTTTTCACCGGCGGGTTGCTCTACGCCCTCCTCAGTCCCGGCTTTGCCCCGGACATCTCGTCGTTTGCGCTGATCGCCGGCATGACATTTGCGCTGGCGGTAACCACAGCCGGTTTCGGGGTCCCGCAGGGGATCTACATGCGCCGCCGGTTTGGAGAGAGTGGACAGCTTTCGGTGGTGCCCGGCACCCTGGTGGTGTCGGCGGTCTTCGTCCTCCTTTCTTTGGCGGTTCACCTCAACCCCGGGCTGATCTACGGAATTGTCGGGGGGTTCGCCTTTCGTAACTCCTTAGCCCGGGACGAAGAGGGCCGCCTTGCGGCGGGGGCCACGCTCTGCTTGCTGCTGCTGTGCCTGGCCGCCTGGTTCGCCCGGGCCGCCATCTCGGGACCGGCCACCCGGCCGGACGCCGGATTTCTGATCCTGGCCGTCGAGGCAGGCCTGGCCGGGATCGTCCTCGTCGGCCTGGAGAGTCTGACGATCGGGCTGATCCCGCTGCGCGCACTGAACGGGCGAAAGATCGCCGACTGGAGCTTCCCCGCCTGGATGGCGGTCTTCACTATCACCGCGGCGGCTTTCGTCCACATCCTGCTGACCCCGTCCAGCGGGTACGTCAGCCCGCTGCAGGGCAGGAGCGCGATCATCTTCCTATCCGTGGCGGGGCTGCTCGCCGCCGGAGCGGTCGCCTTCTGGGCCTACTTTCAGTTCCGGGAACCCCGAAAAGAACACTGA
- the npdG gene encoding NADPH-dependent F420 reductase, with amino-acid sequence MRVAVVGGTAGIGYGIALRAAHAGDEVVIGGRAAEKAERVAGEAKEALGGAANISGAANEDAVKGADLIAVTVPFPGLAPTYKAIKPNLKSGAVVLDCNVPLASEVGGKPTRLLGIWEGSVAQMAKGLLGKDNPLVSGFHTVMGAKLVKFDSPLGGDILCCGDMAGREVVKEFVAKIEGARYVDCGPLETARILESLTALLIGINIRYKLDPGAGLKIAGLPE; translated from the coding sequence ATGCGAGTAGCTGTAGTTGGCGGAACTGCGGGAATCGGTTACGGAATTGCCCTGCGAGCGGCGCACGCCGGCGACGAGGTTGTCATCGGCGGCCGGGCGGCCGAGAAGGCGGAGCGGGTCGCCGGGGAGGCCAAGGAGGCGCTCGGCGGAGCCGCTAACATCTCGGGCGCGGCCAACGAGGACGCGGTAAAGGGGGCCGACCTGATTGCGGTCACCGTCCCGTTCCCCGGCCTGGCGCCGACCTACAAAGCGATCAAGCCCAACCTGAAGTCCGGCGCGGTGGTGCTCGACTGCAACGTCCCGCTGGCCAGTGAGGTCGGCGGCAAGCCGACCCGGTTGCTCGGCATCTGGGAGGGCTCGGTGGCGCAGATGGCCAAGGGCCTGCTGGGCAAGGACAACCCCCTGGTCTCCGGTTTCCACACCGTGATGGGGGCCAAGCTGGTCAAGTTCGACTCGCCCCTCGGCGGCGACATCCTGTGCTGTGGAGACATGGCCGGCCGCGAGGTGGTCAAGGAGTTCGTCGCCAAGATCGAGGGTGCCCGCTACGTGGACTGCGGGCCTCTGGAGACGGCTCGGATCCTCGAGTCGCTGACCGCCCTGTTGATCGGCATCAACATCCGCTACAAGCTCGACCCCGGCGCAGGCCTGAAGATCGCGGGCCTGCCCGAGTAG